Proteins from a single region of Symphalangus syndactylus isolate Jambi chromosome 12, NHGRI_mSymSyn1-v2.1_pri, whole genome shotgun sequence:
- the LSM10 gene encoding U7 snRNA-associated Sm-like protein LSm10, whose translation MAVSHSVKERTISENSLIILLQGLQGRVTTVDLRDESVAHGRIDNVDAFMNIRLAKVTYTDRWGHQVKLDDLFVTGRNVRYVHIPDDVNITSTIEQQLQIIHRVRNFGGKGQGRWEFPSKNCK comes from the coding sequence ATGGCGGTGAGCCATTCGGTGAAGGAGCGGACCATCTCTGAAAACAGCCTGATCATCCTGCTGCAGGGCCTCCAGGGCCGGGTAACCACTGTGGACCTGCGGGATGAGAGCGTGGCCCACGGACGCATAGACAATGTCGATGCTTTCATGAACATCCGCCTGGCCAAAGTCACCTACACGGACCGCTGGGGGCATCAGGTCAAGCTGGATGACCTCTTTGTGACAGGCCGCAATGTCCGCTACGTCCACATCCCAGATGACGTGAACATCACCTCGACCATTGAGCAGCAGCTGCAGATTATCCATCGGGTGCGGAACTTTGGTGGCAAGGGCCAAGGCCGGTGGGAATTTCCCTCCAAAAACTGTAAGTGA